Within the Enterobacter bugandensis genome, the region GGCTGCACTTTCCCGGTCTCAATCCAGGTCCGCAGGCGGCTCGCATCCGCAAAGTGGGTATATTTCCCGAAGGCATCCATCACCACCAGCGCCACCGGCTTACCGTTAAACACGGTGCGCATCACCAGGCAGTGGCCTGCCGCATTGGTAAACCCGGTTTTGGTTAACTGAATATTCCAGTTCTCGCGGTACACCAGATGGTTCGTGTTGCGAAACGGCAGTGTGTAAGACGGATTCGAGAATGTCGCCATGTCCTCACGCGTGGTGCTGAGCTGGCCGAGCAGCGGGTACTGCTTGCTGGCAATCAGCAGTTTCGTCAGATCGCGGGCCGTGGAGACGTTGTTAATCGACAGACCCGTCGGTTCAACAAAATGAGTATTGCTCATCCCCAGCGCTTTGGCTTTGGCGTTCATCGCGCGGATAAAGGCATCGTAACCGCCAGGATAGTGGTGCGCCAGACTTGCCGCCGCACGGTTTTCGGACGACATCAGCGCCAGCAGCAGCATATTTTTACGGCTGATTTCACTGTTCAGGCGCACGCGAGAGTAGATCCCTTTCATCTCCGGCGTGTGGCTGATATCCACTTTCAGCTTTTCGTCCAGCGGCAGGCGAGCATCAAGCACCACCATCGCGGTCATTAATTTGGTTATTGAGGCGATTGGGCGCACCAGGTCCGGGTGGCTGGCGTAAATCACCTTATTGGTATTGAGATCAA harbors:
- the pbpG gene encoding D-alanyl-D-alanine endopeptidase, which gives rise to MLKFRVSLLSLALLLGASAAVPAVAKTPAVTTAAAQPQIASGSAMIVDLNTNKVIYASHPDLVRPIASITKLMTAMVVLDARLPLDEKLKVDISHTPEMKGIYSRVRLNSEISRKNMLLLALMSSENRAAASLAHHYPGGYDAFIRAMNAKAKALGMSNTHFVEPTGLSINNVSTARDLTKLLIASKQYPLLGQLSTTREDMATFSNPSYTLPFRNTNHLVYRENWNIQLTKTGFTNAAGHCLVMRTVFNGKPVALVVMDAFGKYTHFADASRLRTWIETGKVQPVPAAALTYKKQKAEQMATAQND